The Luteitalea sp. genome has a window encoding:
- a CDS encoding Tat pathway signal protein — translation MDRRSFLQNLATAAATVKALTPVTPAAQATAGDTSGGSAPVSVEGHTLICEFEQNNRAWKAYEDLRTRDGVMTFVSSTGTTRVMPKSTEAGFAEAEPPHLGLSMDDIGLSGPDLLADKLLAGGNDPDPVQVRSAAPPQGSAPQQERGRGRWTTFVGTKEAHDVTPVYAAGSTRTWLPSQHFPELRPVPGQRQQQQEKRSAGLVGGWMPAARTVIELSPQSYIEHIVFGDVEATDKFIVQTWHRSAKVENGKITKVVYGYTY, via the coding sequence ATGGATCGTCGAAGCTTCTTGCAGAATTTGGCGACGGCGGCGGCAACGGTCAAGGCCTTGACTCCGGTGACACCGGCCGCTCAGGCGACAGCGGGCGACACGAGCGGTGGATCAGCACCTGTCAGCGTCGAGGGCCACACACTGATTTGCGAGTTCGAGCAGAACAACCGGGCGTGGAAGGCCTATGAGGATCTGCGCACGCGCGACGGCGTCATGACGTTCGTGTCGTCAACGGGCACGACCCGCGTCATGCCGAAGAGCACCGAGGCCGGCTTCGCCGAAGCGGAACCGCCACACCTCGGACTGAGCATGGACGACATCGGCCTCTCCGGTCCAGACCTGCTCGCCGACAAGCTCTTGGCGGGTGGCAATGATCCGGATCCCGTCCAGGTGCGATCGGCGGCGCCGCCCCAAGGGTCTGCGCCGCAACAAGAGCGGGGCCGCGGCAGATGGACCACGTTTGTCGGCACCAAGGAAGCCCACGATGTCACGCCGGTCTATGCTGCCGGTTCCACTCGCACCTGGTTACCGTCTCAGCACTTTCCGGAGCTCCGACCCGTTCCCGGCCAACGGCAACAACAGCAGGAGAAGCGCTCCGCAGGTCTGGTGGGTGGCTGGATGCCAGCCGCCCGCACCGTGATCGAGCTCTCCCCTCAGTCCTACATCGAGCACATCGTGTTTGGCGACGTCGAGGCGACCGACAAGTTCATTGTCCAGACGTGGCATCGATCCGCCAAGGTGGAGAACGGAAAGATCACGAAAGTCGTGTACGGATATACCTACC